A portion of the Camelus ferus isolate YT-003-E chromosome 16, BCGSAC_Cfer_1.0, whole genome shotgun sequence genome contains these proteins:
- the MFSD6L gene encoding major facilitator superfamily domain-containing protein 6-like, with translation MSANPQWDISRALGVAKLFHLVCGARDACVAPFLTLYLRQLGLAAPWVGILMGTKHLIAAVWAPVCAFLAKSYQKRRVLLISSLLCSVGASLLMVLVPPLDRDRSCNGSHSATATALPPGVTLTVNVTAAPSPASNHPAGARSLLAEGSPGVSGTDGFREGPGEGSQEPFSHRLDFFAGSTEEARTTSRVLHPVTSGMKDTPWEGALRVIGTSLPLLAGGTAVASPASRSAAKRNSWALDLSLEGLRWTFILSLGFMVFWELLAAPLEQVADDSLYEYLDFVDATDRYRSLWIWRLLGMSAGVCGIAALVGQLDCFLTTSGPRGVVYFYGYSLVSTLALLVSIAFPVPICRRREPSYKMVKALSLVGGDPHLTILGLTVFLIGAATSTVQDFLFWHMKDHGSSELVMGFSVALGLLGEILLHPFRSPLLRKLSRVGTVGLGLGCLAGQLLYYSFLWSWWSVLPAQILSAVSHGALWWAVGASTEDLATPGTERPLSSMFRGQFYGVGASLGSFVGGFVVMRFSLPVLYQACCVVLLLWLALFLSIQPRLPQERKVNYTKLLAMEASDTSDSEQGSERDWLVKAMKDEHSDWRG, from the coding sequence ATGAGCGCCAACCCCCAGTGGGACATCAGCAGGGCGCTGGGGGTGGCCAAGCTCTTCCACCTGGTGTGTGGGGCCCGGGACGCCTGCGTGGCCCCGTTCCTGACCCTCTACCTGAGGCAGCTGGGGTTGGCCGCGCCCTGGGTGGGCATCCTAATGGGAACCAAGCACCTGATCGCAGCCGTCTGGGCTCCCGTCTGTGCCTTCCTGGCCAAGAGCTACCAGAAGCGGAGGGTGCTTCTGATCAGCTCGCTGCTCTGCTCGGTGGGAGCCAGCCTGTTGATGGTCCTGGTGCCGCCCCTGGACAGAGACCGCTCCTGTAATGGAAGTCACAGCGCGACCGCCACGGCCCTACCACCGGGGGTCACCCTAACTGTGAACGTCACCGCGGCCCCGTCGCCAGCCTCGAACCACCCAGCGGGGGCCCGCAGCCTCCTAGCCGAGGGGAGTCCTGGGGTCTCTGGAACCGATGGCTTCAGAGAAGGACCTGGGGAAGGCAGCCAAGAACCTTTCAGTCATCGGCTGGACTTCTTTGCGGGCTCCACTGAAGAAGCCAGGACCACATCCCGAGTCCTCCATCCTGTCACTTCCGGGATGAAAGACACTCCCTGGGAAGGTGCTCTCAGGGTGATCGGTACTTCCCTCCCTTTGCTTGCTGGGGGTACAGCAGTGGCAAGTCCAGCCAGCCGGTCCGCAGCCAAGAGGAACTCCTGGGCCCTTGACCTCTCCTTGGAAGGGTTGCGGTGGACTTTCATCCTCTCCCTGGGCTTCATGGTGTTCTGGGAGCTGCTGGCAGCCCCTCTGGAGCAGGTGGCAGACGACAGCCTTTATGAATACCTGGATTTTGTGGACGCCACTGACCGCTACAGAAGCCTGTGGATCTGGAGGCTGCTGGGCATGTCGGCAGGCGTGTGTGGCATCGCAGCCTTAGTGGGGCAGCTGGACTGCTTCCTGACGACAAGTGGGCCCCGGGGTGTGGTGTATTTCTATGGCTACTCACTGGTCAGCACCCTGGCTTTGCTGGTGAGCATTGCGTTTCCCGTCCCCATCTGCAGGCGGCGGGAGCCCAGCTACAAAATGGTCAAAGCCCTGTCTCTTGTAGGCGGCGACCCCCACCTCACCATCCTTGGCCTCACCGTCTTCTTGATAGGAGCCGCCACCAGCACGGTGCAGGACTTCCTGTTCTGGCACATGAAAGACCACGGGAGCAGTGAGCTGGTCATGGGTTTCTCGGTGGCCCTGGGCTTGCTGGGGGAAATTCTGCTTCATCCGTTCAGAAGTCCATTGCTTAGGAAGCTGTCCAGGGTGGGCACGGTGGGACTGGGGTTGGGCTGCCTCGCAGGGCAGCTGCTCTATTACTCTTTCCTCTGGAGCTGGTGGTCCGTCCTGCCTGCACAGATCCTGAGCGCCGTCAGCCACGGGGCTCTGTGGTGGGCAGTCGGGGCCTCCACGGAGGACCTGGCCACTCCTGGAACGGAGAGACCTCTGAGCTCCATGTTCCGAGGCCAGTTTTACGGGGTCGGGGCCAGCCtgggcagcttcgtggggggcttCGTGGTGATGCGCTTCAGCCTGCCTGTGCTCTACCAGGCCTGCTGTGTGGTCCTGTTGCTCTGGCTGGCCTTGTTCCTGTCCATCCAGCCCAGACTGCCCCAGGAGCGGAAGGTCAACTACACCAAGCTGCTGGCCATGGAGGCGAGTGACACGAGTGACTCTGAGCAGGGGAGCGAGCGGGACTGGCTTGTGAAGGCCATGAAGGATGAACACTCAGACTGGAGGGGCTGA